CAGTAAAAAGAGAAAACATATTAGAATGCGAACTAATAGGAATTCCTTTAGATGTGTTTGTTGAAAAGGCAATAGCCGAAATGGCAAAAATAGAAAACGAATTGATAGATTAAAAATCAAGGTTTTCTAATAAATTCTCGTCAACAATATTTGGTAATGTTACTTTTAATGCAGGATTACTATCCATTGCTCTTTTTATTGCAAAAATTGAATTAGGATTTCTTGCCCAATTTCTTCTTGCAATACCATTGTTTACGTCCCAATGGAGCATAGATTTCAATTTTTTATCAGCACTTTCGCTGCCATCTAACACCATTCCAAAGCCACCGTTGATAACTTCTCCCCAGCCAACGCCGCCTCCATTATGAAGAGAAACCCATGTTGCTCCTCTAAACGAGTCTCCGACAAAGTTTTGCACAGCCATATCTGCTGTAAAACTTGAGCCATCATAAATGTTAGCTGTTTCTCTAAATGGGCTGTCAGTGCCAGAAACGTCGTGGTGGTCGCGACCCAGAACAATAGGAGCAGATATTTTTCCTTCTTTTATAGCGTTATTAAACGCTTCTGCAATTTTTATTCTGCCTTCTGCATCAGCGTATAAAATACGAGCCTGAGAGCCAACAACAAGCTTGTTTTTTTGTGCTTCACGTATCCAATGGATATTATCTTTCATCTGTTGGCTAATTTCGTCAGGAGAATTAGCAGCAATATTGCTAAGCACATCTGCTGCAATATTATCAGACGTTTCAAGGTCTTTTTCATTGCCAGAAGTGCATACCCAGCGGAAAGGTCCAAAGCCAAAATCAAAGCACATTGGTCCCATTATGTCTTGAACGTAGCTTGGATATATGAAAGAGCCGTCATCTTTTAATATTTTTGCTCCAGCTCTTGAAGATTCTAGTAGAAAAGCATTGCCATAATCAAAGAAATAAGTTCCTTTTTCTGTGTGCTTGTTTATAATATCAACTTGACGTCTTAAACTTTCGTGTACTTTTTCTTTAAACAATTCAGGCTTTTCTGCCATCATTATATTTGCTTCTTCAAAACTCATTCCAGCAGGATAATAACCGCCTGCAAATGGGTTATGGAGCGAAGTTTGGTCAGAGCCTATGTGAACAAAAACATTTTCATTATAGAGATGTTCCCATAGATCAACAATATTTCCAACGTATGCAATGGAAAGGGCTTTTTTGTTTTTCGATGCTTCTAAAGCTAATTTTGTAACTTCGTTTAAATCATAAGAGATTTTGTCAACCCAACCTTGCTCATGTCTTTTGTTTGCAGCAGCAGGATTAATTTCTGCAACTATGCTTACAATGCCAGCAATATTAGCTGCTTTTGGCTGAGCACCAGACATTCCGCCAAGTCCAGAACTTACAAAAATCATTCCTTCAATACTTTTTCCTTTCTTTGCAATCATGCGACCAGCATTGAGAATAGTAATGGTTGTCCCATGCACAATTCCTTGTGGTCCAATATACATATAGGAGCCTGCTGTCATTTGACCGTATTGAGAAACTCCAAGAGCATTCATCCGCTCGTAATCGTCTCTGGAGCTATAATTAGGAATAACCATACCGTTTGTTACAATAACTCTTGGAGCATCTTTGTGGCTTGGGAAAAGCCCCATTGGATGCCCGCTATACATTGATAGAGTTTGCTCTTCAGTCATTTGCGACAAATATTGCATCGTAATTAAATATTGTGCCCAATTTTGAAAAACGGCTCCATTTCCGCCATAGGTGATTAATTCGTCTGGGTGTTGTGCAACTCTTGGGTCAAGATTATTTTGTATCATTAGCATGATTGCCGCAGCCTGTCTTGTTTTTGCAGGATATTCTGATATTGGGCGAGCATAAATTTCATAATCAGGTTTGAATCTGTACATATAGATATGCCCAAAATCTTTTAATTCTTTTGCAAATTCTGTAGCAAGCGTAGAATGCCATTCTTTAGGGAAATAGCGCAAAGCGTTTTGTATTGCAAGTTTTTTCTCTTTTTTAGAAAGAATGTCTTTTCGTTTTGGAGCATGATTTTTATTTTGACTTAATTGTTTTGGCTTTGGTAATTCGCTTGGAATGCCGCTTATAATAGCTTTTTGAAAATCTGAAAGGGTCATATTATTTCTTTTTTTACAAAAACAAAGGTATGAATTAAAAATAATTTTTTAAAATCAAGAAAACAAAAAGATTTGGTAAAATTAATTTGTAAGCGTAATGTCTTTATTTATAGGTAAATAAACATTTCGTAAAAATGCTAAAATAATGATGACTTATTTTTTAATAATAATGTTTTCGATTTCATAAAAATCTGTCATAGCGTTCATTAGTGCAATTTTTTCAGCATTTAAAACGTCTTCTTTTTTTATATCTTTTTCTTTCAAAAAGTTTTTTTCAATTAAACGCTCTCGTACTGTTCCTTTTAGCAAAGGTTTTTGTGGAGTTATCCATTTGTTTTTGGAATAAATAGCAATGTTTGCAATACTTGTGTCGGTAATTAGCCCGTTTTTCACGATTAATACATCATCACAGTCTTCTCGCTTTGCAAAAAGGTCATCTAATTGTTGTCTGTTTAGAAATTTTTTGTCGTAGCTTATTTCTGAGCATATTAATTTAAGACATTTAATTTCTCTTTTTTTGTATTCAGATATTTGTGTTTCTATAAAATTGCCAAATTCGTCATAAATAACTTTTGCTCTAAAAGTTCCGCTGCTATTAACATTTATAACTTCTTGCAAATCGAATTTAAGCTCGCCACAAATTGATTTTTTTGCTCGATTTATGTGGTAGTCAATATTGTGTATTTCAAAATTCGATACTTTTATTGTTTCAAAAAGTAAAATAGACTTTTTGTTTAAGCTCTTCATATTCTTTTTTTACTTCGCTTTCTTTTGTTATCCCGCCTCCACTAAAGTAATACAAGTTTTTATTTTGGTCTAAACCCACAAAGCGAATTAGGACATAACTTTTGCAAATTTTCCCATCAAAATGTATGAAAACACCAGTGTAATATTCTCTTTTGCTGCTTTCTACTTCTGCTGCTATTTTTGTTGAATTTTCTTTTGGCATTCCGCTTATGGAGCCAGCTGGCAATAAGTTTTCTAATATACTTCCGAGTTTGTTTTCGTATTTGGGTTTTAAAATTCCGGAGATTTCTGAACTTGTTTGCCAAATATTTCCGTTTTTATTTTCTACATGTGTGAAATATCTAAATCTGTCAACGTTTATGTTTGTGCTAACTCTTGCTAATTCGTTTTTCATTAGTTCACAAATCATAACTTGCTCCCTGTGCTCTTTTTGGTCGTTTAGCAATATTTCTTTTGCGTTAGGTATGTTTGCACTTATTGTTCCTTTCATAGGAAATGTTGAAATTCTGTTCCCTTCTATGTTTACAAATATTTCAGGAGTAAAACACACGAATTTATTTCTTAGCATAACAACCAACGGTGCATTAGAGTATTCATAAATTTGCTCTAAGCTAAGATTCGTTTCTATGTTTGTTTTAAAGCAAAGATTTATTAAGTCTATATCGCCTTTTTGTATATAATTTTGAACTTTATCAAATGCTTTTTTATATATTTCAAAATCAACGGGAGTTAGATTATAAGCGTGTTTCGGAATGTCTGTTCGTTTTGTGTATTTATCGTAATATTTAAAAAATATACCTTGCTCTTGTGTTTTTTCTATCGGACAAATTATGTCGTTATCAGGACAGTCGTAGCTAATGATGGCAACAAAAGCCGAGTTTTCTTTACTTAATTGATTTATTTTTTCAATTGTTTCTACTTTCATTAGCTTACTTTTAAAGAAACAAAATTACGTTAAATAGTTATATTTTAGCTATAAAGTTAGAAAGTGTAGAAAAAACATGAAAAAACACAAAAGGGAAAAATTATTTTTTCACTATTCTTGAAACAACAAATTTGTTATCAAAATATATGCTTAGAACAGATTTTATTCAAATCTAATATCGCAAGCATTATTTATTTCTAAGAAAATTCCCATCGTGCAACAACCATTCGCAGGTAAAGATTTGCCTATTATTTTTCCACGGATAGAAGTTTTAACATATTCTTCTTCTATAGAAGGATTTGATAAATTAGGAATATGTTTTGAAATTTCATTAAAAATTTTGTTGCTGTTTTTTACAACAAGAATTACTATTCTAGGACCTTTTTCCATTGATGTTTCATAAACATGAAATCTATTTTCATTTGGGAAAGTGTTATGTTTAGAAATATATCCATGAATTTTTATTATTTCTCCCTGATGCTTAAGTTTTCCATCGCAAGGAGTATTATTTACATCTGTGTACGAGTACAAATCAGATATACTTATTGAATTTACAAATGTTTCTTTTTTACAAGAGCTATAAGTAAAAACAATCATTAAAAGAAATAAATTAATTATCAGTTTTTTCATTTTTACATATTTTAAAAATAATTTGTTGTCAAATTTTACCACATTGTTGATGAATTTTGATTCATCTTTTGTTGCAAATATAGTAATTTGTTTTTCTATAAAGTATAGAAAAAAGATGAAAAATCATAAAAAAAGACAAAATTATTTTGGCAGTTTATGGTTCTGTTTGTTGAGGAGCAAGGTCAAAATCGAATTTAGTTTGTGTTTTAAGCGGGAGTACTCTTCTTTCTGCAAGGTCAATATATTCTTGACTTATATCGTAGCCTACAAATTTTCTGTTTGATTTCAAAGCTGAAACAGCTGTTGTTCCACTTCCCATAAAAGGATCTAAAATAATATCATCTTTAAAAGAATACAATTGTATTAGTCTATATGGTAGTTCTTCGGGAAAAGGAGCAGGATGTCCAATTCTTTTTGCACTTTCTGTATTCATTGTCCAAATTGATTTTGTCCATTCCATAAATTGTTCTTTTGAAATGGTGTTTTCTTTTTCTTTTTTTTCCCTTTTATAATCGCCTTTTGAAAAAATTAAAATATATTCGTGTACATCTCTCAATATAGGATTAGATGCACTTTGCCAACTTCCCCAAGCTGTCGAAGGACTTGCGCTTGCAGCTTTATTCCATATAATTTCGCCACGCATGTTAAAGCCAATACTTATCATAATTTTAGAAATGTAGTCAGATAAAGGGATATAAGGCTTTCTACCGAGATTAGCAACATTTACACAAGCACGACCGCCATTAACTAAAACCCTATATGTTTCTTTAAATGAGTTTTCAAGAAGTTGTAAATATTCTTTTAAAGATAAATCATCGTCATATTCTTTTGATACATTGTAGGGCGGCGAAGTTATCATCAAGTGTACAGAATTATCAGGTAGTTCTTTCATGTTTTCTGCAGAACCAAGTATAAATTTATTTTCTAATTCATAAGGAAAATCATTTTCATTTTTTTCTAGTGTTTTTTTCTTACCAAGTTCTGTATATAATTTAGAATTGTAAAACTTTGAACTATCATGATTTATTCTTCCGCTTGTTCCGAAAGCACTTGTTTTTGTTCCGTTTTGTCTTTTATTAGCCATTTTTATTGACGAATTAAAGTTAAAAATTTTTCTGCACGAGCTATATCTGTTTTTTCTTTACTTGAAATTATTATTATTTCTCCTAATGCTTTTTTGCTAACCATCGAAGAAAAATAGTGCAAATCAGAATTTACTAAGTTTGCACATATTTTTGATAATTGGTTTTCAGATGTAATCGTAATAAATCCTTTTTTAGGTGTATTTTTAACAAAATCTTTATTTGTTGGAGTAGGATTAAGCGAAATAAAATGCTGTATTACTCCACTTTCTTTCAAAAAATCTACTTTTTTTGCATAGTTTTCAGTAATTGGGGAGTTCCCTAAAACAACAATAGGTATAGAGGCACTTTCTGTTCCTGAAACTCTTATATTTATAGACTTTCCAATAGCTTTTAGCATACTATCAGAGCGTAATAAAGAAGGATTTCCTTTATGTTCTTTATAGTCCCCTATCAACTTTATTGTTTTTTGATTTATTAGTTGGTAGTTTGAAACTACACT
The DNA window shown above is from Bacteroidales bacterium and carries:
- a CDS encoding urocanate hydratase, with product MTLSDFQKAIISGIPSELPKPKQLSQNKNHAPKRKDILSKKEKKLAIQNALRYFPKEWHSTLATEFAKELKDFGHIYMYRFKPDYEIYARPISEYPAKTRQAAAIMLMIQNNLDPRVAQHPDELITYGGNGAVFQNWAQYLITMQYLSQMTEEQTLSMYSGHPMGLFPSHKDAPRVIVTNGMVIPNYSSRDDYERMNALGVSQYGQMTAGSYMYIGPQGIVHGTTITILNAGRMIAKKGKSIEGMIFVSSGLGGMSGAQPKAANIAGIVSIVAEINPAAANKRHEQGWVDKISYDLNEVTKLALEASKNKKALSIAYVGNIVDLWEHLYNENVFVHIGSDQTSLHNPFAGGYYPAGMSFEEANIMMAEKPELFKEKVHESLRRQVDIINKHTEKGTYFFDYGNAFLLESSRAGAKILKDDGSFIYPSYVQDIMGPMCFDFGFGPFRWVCTSGNEKDLETSDNIAADVLSNIAANSPDEISQQMKDNIHWIREAQKNKLVVGSQARILYADAEGRIKIAEAFNNAIKEGKISAPIVLGRDHHDVSGTDSPFRETANIYDGSSFTADMAVQNFVGDSFRGATWVSLHNGGGVGWGEVINGGFGMVLDGSESADKKLKSMLHWDVNNGIARRNWARNPNSIFAIKRAMDSNPALKVTLPNIVDENLLENLDF
- a CDS encoding branched-chain amino acid aminotransferase, whose protein sequence is MKSLNKKSILLFETIKVSNFEIHNIDYHINRAKKSICGELKFDLQEVINVNSSGTFRAKVIYDEFGNFIETQISEYKKREIKCLKLICSEISYDKKFLNRQQLDDLFAKREDCDDVLIVKNGLITDTSIANIAIYSKNKWITPQKPLLKGTVRERLIEKNFLKEKDIKKEDVLNAEKIALMNAMTDFYEIENIIIKK
- a CDS encoding aminodeoxychorismate synthase component I, whose product is MKVETIEKINQLSKENSAFVAIISYDCPDNDIICPIEKTQEQGIFFKYYDKYTKRTDIPKHAYNLTPVDFEIYKKAFDKVQNYIQKGDIDLINLCFKTNIETNLSLEQIYEYSNAPLVVMLRNKFVCFTPEIFVNIEGNRISTFPMKGTISANIPNAKEILLNDQKEHREQVMICELMKNELARVSTNINVDRFRYFTHVENKNGNIWQTSSEISGILKPKYENKLGSILENLLPAGSISGMPKENSTKIAAEVESSKREYYTGVFIHFDGKICKSYVLIRFVGLDQNKNLYYFSGGGITKESEVKKEYEELKQKVYFTF
- a CDS encoding site-specific DNA-methyltransferase — protein: MANKRQNGTKTSAFGTSGRINHDSSKFYNSKLYTELGKKKTLEKNENDFPYELENKFILGSAENMKELPDNSVHLMITSPPYNVSKEYDDDLSLKEYLQLLENSFKETYRVLVNGGRACVNVANLGRKPYIPLSDYISKIMISIGFNMRGEIIWNKAASASPSTAWGSWQSASNPILRDVHEYILIFSKGDYKREKKEKENTISKEQFMEWTKSIWTMNTESAKRIGHPAPFPEELPYRLIQLYSFKDDIILDPFMGSGTTAVSALKSNRKFVGYDISQEYIDLAERRVLPLKTQTKFDFDLAPQQTEP